A window of Pelomonas sp. SE-A7 genomic DNA:
CAGGTGCTTGAGCCGCGCCGCGCGCACCGCGTCGCCATCCTGGCCGGCCACCATGTAGGTGGTCAGCTTGACGATGTCGGTCGGCCGCAGCCCCTGCGAAGCCAGCAGGGTAACGATGTTGGCGAACACCTGGTCCGCCTGCTCGGCAATGCCGGGCGGCGTGCTGCCGTCGGGCCGCACACCCAGCTGGCCCGACAGGTAGACCAGCTCGCCGCCGGCCGGCACGCGGACCACATGGCTGTAGAGCCCCAGCGGCGGATGGACGCCGTCGGGGTTGACGAAGCAGAGCGAAGAAGGAGGACGAGGCGGAGCAGAAGTCATGGCGGGCCCGTGGCTGCAACTGCGTGCTTATAGCC
This region includes:
- a CDS encoding RidA family protein is translated as MTSAPPRPPSSLCFVNPDGVHPPLGLYSHVVRVPAGGELVYLSGQLGVRPDGSTPPGIAEQADQVFANIVTLLASQGLRPTDIVKLTTYMVAGQDGDAVRAARLKHLGSHRPASTAVFVAALVDPAWFVEVDVVACRPSPA